In the Solanum pennellii chromosome 5, SPENNV200 genome, one interval contains:
- the LOC107018649 gene encoding uncharacterized protein LOC107018649: MACLQYGRNTLRQQLKNVKTSAAIFQKCEGGELHLHHPLFYAAQGVRYRKLQVILTTGIDKLGKAGETVRVAPGYFRNHLMPKLLAVPNIDKYRHLMEDQRKIYQREEVEEVKIVPATKEDKMKEYQMAANRLDRTMLVLRKLAKKPLAKDDNGRTFIQESIGKDEIVAEVARQISVHIEPEHLVLDTPLHVMGEFEVPLRMPRSIPLPEGKVQWVLQVKIRGK, from the exons ATGGCTTGCCTGCAATATGGTAGGAATACTCTCCGGCAACAGCTGAAGAATGTGAAAACCTCAGCTGCTATCTTCCAGAAGTGCGAAGGTGGAGAACTACATTTACACCATCCACTATTTTACGCCGCCCAAGGTGTTCGATACAGAAAACTACAAGTCATTCTCACTACT GGCATAGATAAGCTTGGAAAAGCAGGGGAAACTGTGAGAGTTGCACCTGGGTATTTTCGAAACCATCTTATGCCCAAATTGCTGGCTGTACCCAATATTGACAAGTACAGGCATCTCATGGAAGATCAACGAAAG ATTTACCAACGTGAGGAAGTTGAAGAGGTTAAAATAGTTCCAGCAACCAAGGAAGATAAGATGAAAGAATACCAGATGGCAGCAAACCGCCTGGATAGAACTATGCTG GTGCTAAGAAAGCTCGCGAAGAAACCATTGGCGAAAGATGACAATGGTAGGACTTTTATTCAGGAATCTATTGGAAAAGATGAAATTGTGGCTGAG GTGGCGAGACAGATCTCTGTTCATATTGAACCTGAACATTTAGTTCTGGATACACCTTTGCACGTGATGGGTGAGTTTGAAGTCCCACTGAGGATGCCGAGGTCCATTCCATTGCCAGAAGGTAAAGTCCAATGGGTTCTGCAAGTCAAAATTAGGGGCAAATGA